From one Aeropyrum camini SY1 = JCM 12091 genomic stretch:
- the amrS gene encoding AmmeMemoRadiSam system radical SAM enzyme yields MAGLRLTEKPHVRKARLWVKLSNGKEGWVRCDLCQRRCVIAPGKYGACGVRKNIGGELYTLVYGLLSASNIDPIEKKPLLHFYPGSTVLSISTVGCNFFCQFCQNFEISQSRLEKGLYGVYRTPEEVVRLALAYGADGITYTYNEPTIFIETVYDVAREAKKHGLLNTMVTNGYMTPEAVDELGGLIDAATVDFKGGGDPEFYRKIMFVPDPEPIYEAILAMREKGWWIEITNLVVPKLGDKPEYVRRMARWIVENLGPEVPFHLLRFHPDYKLRHLPHTPVETLEKLARIAMEEGLKHVYIGNVWGHPLEDTYCPKCGYKVVDREGFAIVEWRLTSDFRCPRCGYRLNFRGEYTPRSINYPMPIM; encoded by the coding sequence ATGGCTGGGCTAAGACTGACGGAGAAGCCGCATGTTAGGAAGGCCAGGCTTTGGGTTAAGCTCAGCAACGGTAAGGAGGGTTGGGTTAGATGTGACCTTTGCCAGAGAAGGTGTGTTATAGCCCCCGGGAAATACGGTGCATGTGGCGTTAGGAAGAATATAGGCGGAGAACTATACACCCTAGTATATGGCCTCCTCAGTGCCAGCAACATAGACCCTATTGAGAAGAAGCCTCTGCTCCACTTCTACCCAGGCTCGACCGTACTTAGCATAAGCACGGTTGGCTGCAACTTCTTCTGCCAGTTCTGCCAGAACTTTGAAATAAGCCAATCTAGACTAGAGAAGGGTCTCTACGGTGTGTATAGGACGCCCGAGGAGGTGGTGAGGCTAGCCTTAGCTTACGGTGCCGACGGCATCACCTACACTTACAACGAGCCCACGATATTCATAGAAACAGTTTATGATGTCGCCAGGGAGGCCAAAAAACATGGCCTCCTCAACACTATGGTAACCAACGGCTATATGACACCCGAGGCTGTCGACGAGCTAGGAGGACTAATCGACGCGGCTACAGTTGACTTCAAAGGAGGGGGAGACCCCGAGTTCTACAGGAAGATCATGTTCGTTCCAGATCCAGAGCCTATATACGAGGCTATATTGGCTATGAGGGAGAAGGGATGGTGGATAGAGATAACAAACCTAGTAGTGCCTAAACTGGGGGATAAGCCCGAGTATGTCAGGCGCATGGCCAGGTGGATAGTAGAGAACTTAGGCCCGGAAGTGCCTTTCCACCTGCTGAGGTTCCATCCAGACTATAAGCTTAGGCACCTACCCCACACTCCCGTTGAAACTCTTGAGAAGCTTGCTAGGATCGCCATGGAGGAGGGGCTGAAACACGTTTACATAGGCAACGTATGGGGCCACCCTCTGGAGGACACGTACTGTCCGAAATGTGGATACAAAGTCGTCGACAGGGAGGGCTTCGCCATAGTAGAGTGGAGACTCACCAGCGACTTCAGATGCCCACGCTGCGGATACAGACTTAACTTCCGCGGTGAGTACACACCCCGCAGCATAAACTATCCAATGCCTATAATGTAG
- a CDS encoding DUF2258 domain-containing protein has translation MPTLRTGLVIAAGYADKVRRVLFAQLRDAIKSGELSNKDVAMAAGNLNRVLFELLVNKLKADKLDVVRIQIDYHVKDSQIQFDFSTLRVELWRRVPEEEIAPVVEDFAKTAPKLLEEEIRFTVERVGETDVGDIVYRIMYRGSDVGALIVTPLNGEALVRGAVVEPTPLVLKRTRVQVEPGDLDDFISDKVSQLFAEAQNVEKREAVKVVNEILALVKAGETVLEEIEEAES, from the coding sequence TTGCCCACGCTGAGAACGGGTCTCGTTATTGCGGCTGGCTACGCTGATAAGGTTCGTAGGGTGCTCTTTGCTCAGCTTAGAGACGCCATAAAGTCTGGCGAACTCTCCAACAAGGACGTGGCTATGGCTGCAGGTAATTTGAACAGGGTTCTCTTCGAGCTGCTTGTCAACAAGCTAAAGGCCGACAAGCTCGACGTTGTAAGGATTCAAATAGACTATCATGTTAAAGACTCGCAAATACAGTTCGACTTCTCAACACTCAGAGTAGAGCTGTGGAGGAGGGTGCCCGAAGAGGAGATAGCGCCTGTAGTCGAGGATTTCGCTAAAACCGCTCCCAAGCTTCTCGAGGAGGAGATTAGGTTTACGGTGGAGAGGGTTGGCGAAACCGACGTCGGGGATATAGTGTACAGAATTATGTATAGGGGTTCCGACGTCGGGGCTTTGATAGTGACGCCGCTAAATGGTGAAGCGCTTGTGAGGGGAGCTGTTGTGGAGCCGACACCTCTTGTCCTCAAGAGGACCAGAGTACAAGTTGAACCTGGCGATCTCGACGATTTTATAAGCGATAAAGTCTCGCAGCTGTTCGCCGAGGCGCAAAACGTGGAGAAGAGGGAAGCTGTGAAAGTTGTTAACGAGATACTGGCGCTTGTAAAGGCTGGCGAGACTGTGCTTGAAGAGATTGAAGAGGCGGAAAGTTGA
- a CDS encoding mechanosensitive ion channel family protein gives MAGLPGLGGASLSWPLSVSLDQLLTAILILAVGIVAALLVRGRVYIYLSKRTSRDISVAISRILFYTILFLAGVAALAQLGIDVSVFLVAGGIVGIALGIASQTVASNLIAGVFLYLERPFKVGDPVIVGSIGGVVYDISILSSKILKWDGVMARIPNEALFKSNVDVLNKSLARRVEYRIPVKETSDYSKAAEIALNAIQEEPLALAEPEPQVFVDNISERGAEIVIRFWAPSDQWFNAKIKMLSIIVRRLLDAGIEITPPQRLVSLKDGQAKT, from the coding sequence ATGGCCGGTTTACCTGGTTTAGGTGGAGCGTCTCTCTCCTGGCCGTTGAGCGTTAGTTTGGACCAGCTACTAACAGCCATACTGATACTGGCCGTTGGAATTGTTGCAGCGCTGCTAGTGAGGGGCCGGGTTTACATATACCTCTCAAAACGCACATCCAGAGACATATCGGTTGCTATATCCCGGATCCTCTTCTACACTATACTATTCCTAGCCGGTGTAGCGGCCCTTGCCCAGCTGGGCATAGATGTCTCCGTCTTCCTAGTAGCCGGGGGTATAGTCGGCATAGCCCTAGGCATCGCCAGCCAGACGGTCGCCTCCAATCTTATAGCCGGTGTGTTTCTCTACCTTGAACGCCCATTCAAAGTAGGTGACCCTGTGATAGTCGGCAGCATAGGCGGAGTAGTCTACGATATCTCCATACTAAGCTCTAAGATATTGAAGTGGGACGGTGTCATGGCCAGGATACCTAATGAAGCCCTGTTCAAGAGTAATGTTGACGTTCTGAACAAGTCGCTGGCTAGACGTGTAGAATATAGGATTCCGGTGAAGGAGACGAGCGACTACTCCAAAGCGGCGGAAATAGCGTTAAACGCTATCCAGGAGGAGCCTCTCGCCCTTGCAGAGCCCGAACCCCAGGTATTCGTGGACAATATTAGCGAGAGAGGTGCTGAGATTGTTATACGCTTCTGGGCACCCTCCGACCAGTGGTTTAACGCAAAAATTAAAATGCTAAGCATAATAGTTAGGAGGCTTCTCGACGCGGGTATAGAGATAACACCCCCGCAAAGGCTTGTATCGCTGAAGGACGGCCAGGCCAAGACGTAG
- a CDS encoding DUF432 domain-containing protein, translating into MVETVASGPGESVFGFLSEGSRKSVYGHEVSISTTGDSHVYERTDSSGNVVNRTLLAPGVRVMVAPYPPFLLPLHGRLNCLYMRLRSPVVVPPGDHFRVEVGIPFDIAVIASSKGRHTLIDYFPPGGVTPKMAVYGSNVEGMLCRFWREEWEGPAANTRLTVVNNADVQATVSRVVIPRRGLSMFYNPVNGDIAASPIRMSVRDIDSADVWAEEPEPGEGFIEVPLVERDRRLFEALGPLVPSRISMIWGI; encoded by the coding sequence ATGGTTGAAACCGTTGCTTCCGGTCCAGGGGAGTCAGTGTTCGGCTTTCTCTCTGAGGGTTCCCGGAAGAGCGTTTACGGCCATGAGGTAAGCATTTCCACTACAGGAGATAGCCATGTCTACGAGAGGACGGATAGCAGTGGTAACGTGGTCAACAGAACTTTGCTTGCACCTGGTGTGAGGGTTATGGTTGCTCCATACCCCCCTTTCCTCCTGCCGCTCCACGGCCGTCTTAACTGCCTGTATATGAGGCTAAGGAGCCCTGTTGTCGTGCCTCCTGGAGACCACTTCAGAGTGGAGGTGGGGATTCCCTTCGACATAGCCGTCATAGCCTCCAGTAAGGGGCGTCACACACTCATAGACTACTTTCCTCCAGGCGGTGTTACGCCGAAGATGGCAGTATATGGTAGCAACGTCGAGGGTATGTTGTGCCGGTTCTGGCGTGAAGAATGGGAGGGGCCCGCCGCCAACACTAGGTTGACGGTTGTGAATAACGCCGACGTGCAGGCTACGGTCTCAAGAGTTGTGATTCCGAGGCGAGGCCTGTCTATGTTCTATAACCCTGTCAACGGGGATATAGCGGCCTCCCCGATAAGGATGTCAGTACGGGATATTGACTCTGCCGATGTTTGGGCCGAAGAGCCGGAGCCTGGAGAGGGCTTCATTGAGGTTCCCCTGGTTGAGAGGGATAGAAGGCTCTTCGAAGCCCTTGGACCCCTGGTTCCTAGCAGGATAAGCATGATTTGGGGTATATAG
- the hmgA gene encoding hydroxymethylglutaryl-CoA reductase (NADPH) yields MGSSSGQKPNKIEDLVDRLANGSLTHSRLERELGNANEAALVRRLFLERVTGANLSGVASTILDFQELYGRNIENPIGAVQVPVGIAGPLRVNGEYARGDFYIPLATTEGALVASVNRGAKAITLSGGARARVIRDGMTRAPLLWTPSVDEAYRLARWVEERIEDLRRVVGGVTRHGKLQHIYPYIIGNLVWLRLTFSTGDAMGMNMVTISSDRICRYIEENYGGDAKCVALSGNMCTDKKPAAINKILGRGKYVVAEALIKGNIIREVLKTTPQSIDLVNTTKNLLGSAAAGSLSFNAHFANIIAAIFIATGQDAAQVVESSMGYTWTEVRGEDLYISVTLPSLEVGTVGGGTRLPTQRELLALLGVAGGGNPPGSNALKFAEIVASAVLAGELNLLAAIAAGQLAKAHELLGRGGLRVG; encoded by the coding sequence ATGGGGTCAAGTTCAGGCCAAAAGCCTAATAAGATAGAGGACCTGGTTGACAGGCTTGCTAATGGTAGCCTGACCCACTCCCGGCTCGAGAGAGAGCTGGGTAATGCTAACGAGGCAGCCCTCGTCAGGAGGCTTTTCCTGGAGAGGGTTACAGGTGCAAACCTTTCGGGAGTGGCGAGCACTATACTCGACTTCCAGGAGCTCTACGGGAGGAATATTGAGAACCCTATAGGGGCTGTGCAGGTTCCAGTAGGTATAGCTGGACCCCTCAGGGTCAACGGAGAATATGCCAGGGGAGACTTCTACATCCCGCTAGCGACCACTGAGGGCGCTCTAGTGGCTAGTGTAAACCGTGGCGCAAAAGCCATAACTCTATCCGGGGGTGCTAGGGCTAGGGTTATAAGGGATGGTATGACCAGGGCTCCGCTACTCTGGACTCCCAGCGTTGACGAGGCCTACAGGCTGGCCAGGTGGGTGGAGGAGAGGATAGAGGACCTCAGAAGGGTTGTAGGTGGGGTTACACGGCATGGGAAGCTTCAGCACATCTACCCCTACATAATAGGCAACCTGGTGTGGCTCAGGCTCACGTTCTCAACCGGGGACGCCATGGGCATGAACATGGTTACCATATCGAGCGATAGAATATGCCGCTACATAGAGGAGAACTATGGGGGTGATGCCAAGTGTGTGGCACTCAGCGGAAACATGTGCACCGACAAGAAGCCAGCTGCGATAAACAAGATACTGGGTAGGGGGAAGTATGTTGTTGCTGAGGCTCTTATTAAGGGTAACATAATCAGAGAAGTTCTAAAAACCACCCCCCAAAGCATAGACCTAGTTAACACTACAAAAAACCTCCTAGGTAGCGCTGCAGCAGGCAGCCTCTCGTTTAACGCTCATTTCGCCAACATCATAGCGGCTATATTCATAGCTACAGGCCAGGATGCGGCGCAGGTTGTCGAGAGCAGTATGGGCTATACATGGACCGAGGTAAGGGGCGAGGACCTCTACATAAGTGTAACTCTTCCTAGCCTCGAAGTGGGGACTGTAGGAGGGGGCACGAGGCTACCTACCCAGAGAGAACTACTGGCCCTGCTAGGCGTAGCTGGCGGCGGGAACCCCCCGGGATCCAACGCGCTGAAGTTCGCTGAAATAGTAGCTTCTGCAGTGCTCGCGGGGGAGCTAAACCTGCTTGCAGCTATAGCTGCTGGCCAGCTAGCCAAGGCTCACGAACTCCTCGGTAGAGGAGGTCTCAGAGTCGGTTGA
- a CDS encoding Zn-ribbon domain-containing OB-fold protein → MSRESTVREWRTRLPRYRLLGGKCSDCGRSFYPPAKACPYCGSRNVAETELPRVGRLEAYTVLYSVESGARDKSPVVIGLVDLGVAKVVTEIVDYGDPKILERGMQVEAVFRRIYEDGDEGVIVYGVKFRPKA, encoded by the coding sequence GTGTCTAGGGAGTCAACTGTTAGGGAATGGCGCACTAGACTCCCCAGGTATAGGCTGCTGGGGGGTAAATGCAGCGATTGCGGCAGGTCATTCTACCCCCCTGCGAAGGCCTGCCCCTACTGTGGATCGCGTAACGTAGCCGAAACGGAGCTACCGAGGGTTGGGAGACTCGAGGCCTACACGGTGCTCTACTCCGTCGAGAGCGGTGCCAGGGATAAGAGCCCGGTTGTCATAGGCCTCGTCGACCTAGGCGTTGCTAAGGTTGTTACAGAGATAGTTGACTACGGCGACCCCAAGATCCTGGAGAGAGGCATGCAGGTTGAGGCGGTTTTCAGAAGGATCTATGAAGACGGCGATGAGGGAGTGATAGTCTATGGGGTCAAGTTCAGGCCAAAAGCCTAA
- a CDS encoding thiolase family protein, which produces MAIKSVGMVRVGRHFGSGAEDLAKEALEAALSDAGWSRIDAVVVSSFVYPRLSGQADIASYIASSLGFGGATAITVEAGEASGLAAAVTAARLAAEGKRVVLLGVDKMSDAPSSRVYSILKGVYNVDWDGVYPISHAAIHGLLADLYMSMYGVDRDTLSYWPALMHSNAKENPYAMLRFAIKPEAVKDAMPVALPLTMLDTFAMGDGAAAVALSRGDGGLAVLKSVEAASGPISVSHLDDPLVMPAVKEAWDKARSSAGIRSVDVLEIHDSYTITGIIILESLGLAEKGTAAIRVAEGYFTSSGEGPTVNASGGLKARGHTGGATGVYMLGEVAMQLAGVFPGVSAPDARSGAAVSINGHGSSAYIAVLASDKS; this is translated from the coding sequence GTGGCTATAAAGAGTGTAGGAATGGTGAGGGTTGGCAGGCATTTCGGCAGCGGGGCTGAGGATCTGGCTAAGGAGGCTTTGGAGGCTGCTTTAAGCGACGCGGGCTGGAGTAGGATAGATGCTGTTGTGGTCTCCAGCTTTGTCTACCCGAGACTCTCTGGACAGGCAGACATTGCCAGCTACATCGCTTCAAGCCTCGGATTCGGAGGTGCTACAGCCATAACGGTGGAGGCTGGTGAGGCCTCCGGCCTCGCAGCAGCCGTAACGGCCGCCAGGCTGGCCGCGGAGGGTAAACGAGTGGTTCTCCTGGGTGTTGACAAGATGTCCGACGCTCCAAGCAGCAGAGTATACAGCATACTTAAGGGTGTTTACAACGTGGACTGGGACGGTGTATACCCGATTTCCCACGCAGCCATACACGGCTTGCTGGCGGACTTGTACATGAGCATGTATGGGGTAGACCGTGACACGCTCTCCTACTGGCCAGCTCTAATGCATAGCAACGCTAAGGAGAACCCGTACGCCATGCTCAGGTTCGCTATCAAGCCCGAGGCGGTTAAGGATGCGATGCCCGTCGCCCTACCCCTCACGATGCTTGACACGTTTGCCATGGGAGATGGTGCGGCGGCTGTGGCGCTGTCCAGAGGCGATGGGGGCCTTGCCGTGTTGAAGTCTGTGGAAGCGGCCTCAGGCCCCATCTCGGTCTCACACCTAGACGACCCCCTGGTTATGCCTGCTGTGAAGGAGGCGTGGGATAAGGCGAGGTCTTCTGCCGGTATTAGGAGCGTGGATGTGCTTGAGATCCACGACTCCTACACGATAACAGGCATAATAATCCTGGAGTCCCTTGGCCTCGCTGAAAAAGGTACTGCGGCGATAAGAGTTGCGGAAGGCTATTTTACATCCTCGGGAGAAGGTCCGACGGTGAATGCAAGCGGAGGGCTTAAGGCCAGAGGCCACACAGGCGGGGCTACCGGGGTGTACATGTTGGGCGAGGTAGCGATGCAGCTGGCAGGTGTATTCCCGGGGGTTAGCGCTCCCGACGCTAGATCTGGGGCTGCGGTATCGATAAACGGCCACGGATCGTCCGCATACATAGCCGTACTAGCTTCCGACAAGTCGTAG
- a CDS encoding hydroxymethylglutaryl-CoA synthase yields MSMDSLAGKTPESSAGIHGWGAYVPVYRIPTREIARVWGWPDHQWKALDVYEKAVGGVDEDSTTMGVEAARNAIARARVDPSSIGAVFFGSESKPYAVKPSATIIAEALGITPVTMASDLEFACRAASEGMRASIGLVASGIISYTLVVGSDTAQASPGDVLEFSASSGAAAFVIGSSKGAAAVFEASFTYVTDTPDFWRRSLKPYPSHGEGFTGDPAYFHHIESAVKGLFEKTGLSPGDFDYAIFHQPNGKFPVKVAKKLGFTLEQVKPGLVTPFIGNTYNASALLGLVKVLDVAKPGDRILVAPFGSGAGSDAYSLLVTDAIEDARPLAQPLEYYLKRRIEVDYGVYAKIRGKLVVRKL; encoded by the coding sequence ATGTCCATGGATAGCTTGGCGGGTAAGACGCCCGAGTCGTCTGCAGGTATACACGGATGGGGAGCTTACGTTCCAGTGTACAGGATCCCCACTAGGGAGATAGCGAGGGTCTGGGGCTGGCCTGACCACCAGTGGAAGGCGCTTGATGTGTATGAGAAGGCGGTTGGGGGTGTGGATGAGGATTCCACAACAATGGGGGTTGAGGCCGCTAGAAACGCTATAGCCAGGGCTAGGGTCGACCCCTCGAGCATAGGCGCCGTATTCTTCGGCAGCGAGTCCAAGCCCTACGCGGTTAAGCCGAGCGCCACTATAATAGCTGAGGCGCTTGGAATAACGCCTGTTACCATGGCAAGCGATCTTGAGTTCGCTTGTAGAGCCGCCAGTGAGGGGATGAGGGCTTCCATAGGGCTGGTCGCATCGGGCATTATTAGCTACACCCTTGTTGTGGGCAGCGACACCGCCCAGGCCAGCCCCGGTGACGTGCTAGAGTTCAGCGCCTCCAGCGGTGCCGCAGCGTTCGTCATAGGCTCCTCCAAGGGGGCTGCCGCCGTTTTCGAGGCCAGCTTCACCTACGTCACCGACACACCCGACTTCTGGAGGAGAAGCCTGAAACCCTATCCAAGCCATGGAGAGGGCTTCACGGGGGATCCAGCATACTTCCACCATATAGAGAGCGCTGTTAAAGGCCTCTTCGAGAAGACCGGCCTGTCGCCGGGCGACTTCGACTACGCTATCTTCCACCAGCCCAACGGCAAGTTCCCTGTCAAGGTTGCTAAGAAGCTGGGCTTCACCCTGGAGCAGGTGAAGCCAGGTCTAGTGACACCATTTATAGGTAACACCTACAACGCCAGCGCCCTGCTAGGCCTTGTTAAGGTGCTGGACGTGGCCAAGCCGGGTGATAGGATACTCGTTGCCCCCTTCGGAAGCGGCGCTGGGAGCGACGCCTACAGCCTCCTAGTGACCGACGCTATAGAGGATGCCAGGCCTTTAGCACAGCCTCTGGAGTACTATCTGAAGAGGAGGATAGAGGTGGACTATGGGGTATACGCAAAGATCAGGGGCAAGCTCGTTGTTAGGAAGCTTTAG
- a CDS encoding radical SAM protein yields MRRSPETALKPAGWHYGRRVYWVESLPLVGHIAFGVIDRGTNVLQVRPSTLCFHDCIFCSVDAGASSRWRRSEYMVNWELLVEWVEHVSRVKGGGVEALIDGVGEPLTHPQITRIISALKDMNRIERVALETHGGSLSRSLARTLEKAGLDRINLSVDAANPSLARLLVGVEWYDVNRVLRTAEWIIANTSIDVVLTPVVLPGVNEEEMLALIRWAKRVGAGRKSGWPTGILIQKFEAHKYGRRPAGLKRLWGWRRFYSWLAKLERETGYKLLVDPREIGFEQRPKIEKPFDRGDRVTLSIIGPGWHRGEVLTVDRGWRRVVALYGLSNATDLNPGVEVKARIVRDKDNIFIAVPD; encoded by the coding sequence ATGCGCCGAAGCCCCGAGACGGCCCTGAAGCCCGCGGGCTGGCACTACGGAAGGAGGGTTTACTGGGTGGAGAGTCTCCCGCTAGTAGGGCATATAGCCTTCGGCGTCATAGATAGGGGGACAAACGTGCTCCAGGTAAGGCCCAGCACTCTCTGCTTTCACGACTGCATATTCTGCAGCGTAGACGCCGGTGCTAGCAGCCGGTGGAGGAGGAGCGAGTATATGGTTAACTGGGAGCTTTTGGTCGAGTGGGTAGAGCACGTGTCCAGGGTAAAGGGGGGCGGGGTCGAGGCGTTGATTGACGGTGTCGGAGAGCCTTTGACGCACCCTCAAATAACCAGGATCATAAGCGCCCTCAAGGATATGAATAGGATAGAGAGGGTAGCCCTCGAAACACATGGCGGAAGCCTGTCAAGAAGCCTGGCCCGCACGCTGGAGAAGGCCGGGCTGGATAGGATAAACCTTAGTGTGGACGCGGCGAACCCTAGTCTAGCCCGCCTGCTAGTGGGTGTGGAGTGGTATGATGTTAACAGGGTTTTGAGGACGGCGGAGTGGATAATAGCCAACACGTCTATTGACGTTGTTCTAACCCCGGTTGTGCTGCCTGGTGTTAACGAGGAGGAGATGCTGGCCCTTATTCGGTGGGCTAAGAGGGTGGGTGCAGGGAGGAAGAGTGGATGGCCCACGGGAATTTTAATTCAGAAGTTCGAAGCCCACAAGTACGGGAGAAGGCCCGCCGGGCTCAAGAGACTCTGGGGGTGGAGGAGGTTCTACTCCTGGCTCGCAAAGCTGGAGAGGGAAACAGGCTACAAGCTTCTCGTAGACCCCCGGGAGATAGGTTTTGAGCAGAGGCCTAAGATAGAGAAGCCGTTCGACCGGGGTGATAGAGTGACCCTCTCGATTATAGGCCCGGGGTGGCACAGGGGTGAGGTGTTGACTGTTGACCGTGGATGGAGAAGGGTTGTCGCCCTCTACGGCCTCTCCAACGCTACAGACCTAAACCCAGGCGTAGAGGTCAAGGCTAGGATAGTCCGGGATAAGGATAACATATTCATAGCAGTCCCTGACTAA
- a CDS encoding rhomboid family intramembrane serine protease, which produces MGCLRGTLVYSEGRGRRLELGIPLGDEDVRELGAPIVNMSIIVLNFAVFIIGLAAPWLIVPGSRSYSDVIAALGMVPAYVVAGERLYTIFTSMFLHGSWAHILGNMLYLYIFGDNIESILGKVRYVILYIASGLGAVVFHVASIAFMPSEALINAALSSANPWMIPAVGASGAISGVLGAYALLIPFSRVRMLTFWGWFPLVLNVPASIFIGFWFIYQLIMGLATSVSGVSAGIAFWAHVGGFLTGVALAPLLVDKRRLGLALRILLLKTYY; this is translated from the coding sequence ATGGGATGTCTACGCGGGACTCTGGTGTATAGCGAGGGCCGTGGGAGGAGGCTGGAGTTGGGCATACCCCTTGGAGACGAGGATGTGAGGGAGCTGGGCGCCCCCATCGTAAACATGTCTATAATAGTGTTGAATTTCGCCGTCTTCATAATAGGACTAGCTGCACCCTGGCTCATAGTCCCGGGGAGTAGGAGCTACAGCGACGTTATAGCGGCCCTGGGTATGGTACCAGCCTACGTGGTGGCTGGGGAGAGGCTCTACACCATATTCACATCCATGTTCCTACACGGCAGCTGGGCACACATACTGGGTAACATGCTATACCTCTACATCTTCGGCGACAACATAGAGTCCATACTGGGTAAGGTGAGGTACGTAATACTCTACATAGCAAGCGGGCTAGGCGCAGTTGTATTCCACGTGGCTAGCATAGCTTTCATGCCCTCAGAAGCTCTTATAAACGCGGCCCTTTCGAGCGCGAACCCGTGGATGATCCCCGCTGTAGGGGCTTCAGGAGCCATCTCAGGGGTTCTAGGAGCCTACGCCCTCCTAATACCTTTCAGTAGGGTGAGGATGCTGACATTCTGGGGATGGTTCCCCCTCGTCCTAAATGTTCCCGCGAGCATATTCATAGGGTTCTGGTTCATCTACCAGCTGATAATGGGGCTCGCCACATCAGTCTCAGGCGTCTCCGCAGGCATAGCCTTCTGGGCTCACGTGGGAGGCTTCCTCACCGGGGTTGCTCTGGCCCCCCTGCTGGTGGATAAGAGGAGGCTGGGCCTAGCCCTGAGGATACTGTTGTTGAAGACATACTACTAG
- the cyoE gene encoding heme o synthase, which yields MKRVTTSWVAARSSALGKVRAFISLTKPRQLALLMLTMYGAYFAGGGSLDPRMIGLLTVMGFSSIGGVTAFNMYFDKDIDAVMGRTRRRPLPSGVIGPREALVGSLALVLIGVISAAAINKYVALTVVAGLYFDIIAYTQLTKRFTPLSIVFGSIAGSMPALGGWAAAAGSITTGGVLMALIVFLWQPMHVWFLGYYFREEYSMARIPILPSDGNPRLISTLIAVSLAGLVAVAWAFALYYGYGFITAISTTILAALAVSRMGEFARTGERRDALKLFKFASPIIAVVFILLPLERELVYAVLLG from the coding sequence ATGAAAAGGGTTACCACATCATGGGTGGCCGCACGCTCTTCAGCCCTAGGGAAGGTTAGGGCCTTCATATCCCTAACGAAACCGAGGCAGCTCGCCCTCCTTATGCTCACCATGTACGGCGCGTATTTCGCGGGTGGCGGCAGCCTGGATCCCCGGATGATTGGGCTCCTAACGGTTATGGGATTCTCCAGCATAGGGGGTGTTACAGCCTTCAACATGTACTTCGATAAGGATATTGACGCTGTTATGGGTAGGACGCGGAGGAGACCCTTGCCCTCGGGCGTGATAGGCCCTCGCGAGGCGCTGGTCGGCAGTCTAGCTTTAGTGCTGATCGGCGTTATCTCGGCCGCCGCCATAAACAAGTACGTGGCCCTAACCGTAGTTGCTGGCCTCTATTTCGACATAATAGCCTACACCCAGCTAACAAAAAGGTTCACCCCGCTAAGCATAGTGTTCGGCAGTATTGCAGGCAGCATGCCAGCTCTGGGCGGCTGGGCAGCCGCGGCCGGCTCGATAACCACGGGAGGCGTACTAATGGCGCTCATAGTGTTCCTCTGGCAGCCTATGCACGTCTGGTTCCTCGGCTACTATTTCAGGGAGGAGTACAGTATGGCCCGCATACCTATTCTGCCTAGCGACGGCAACCCAAGGCTTATCTCCACCCTGATAGCCGTTAGCCTGGCAGGCCTCGTAGCTGTGGCGTGGGCATTCGCCCTCTATTATGGCTATGGGTTTATAACAGCCATTAGCACAACCATCCTCGCTGCCCTGGCGGTGTCGAGGATGGGAGAGTTCGCCAGGACGGGGGAGAGGCGCGACGCTTTGAAGCTCTTTAAATTTGCAAGCCCTATAATAGCGGTGGTGTTCATACTCCTCCCGCTAGAGAGAGAGCTGGTTTATGCAGTACTCCTCGGATAG